The genomic stretch AATTCGTTCAATTGGCACATGGTGTGCGATGACAGACAGACCAAGCTCATCTAACTTGTTCTTCACTTCTTGCGGTTTGTGACCATGAAGTCCAGCAAGCTCAACACCTTCATAACCGATGCCTTCTACCCTTACTAACGTTTCAAAAAAATCTTTTTCACATTCGTTTCGTAGCGTGTAAAGTTGTAATCCAACGCCAATTTCATTCATTTTATGCCACTCCTTTTTTTTATAAAGCTCTTTTCGTAGATATTGTTGGTTTTAGATAAGTGGTTAATTTCCGCTCCTACCCGCTTTCCGCGGGGCGGGCGGTGAGCCTCCTCGTCGCTTTTTGCGGGGTCTCACCTGTCCCGCTAGTCCCGCAGGAGTCGAGCATCCTTCCGCTACAATTAGCGAAGTGTGGTTTTTTATTCAATAATTAATTCAAAAGCAACAATCTATTAGAAAAGAGCCTTTTATAAAGACTAAATCAGAAGTTTAACCCCATCGTTATATTAAAAAACAACTGGTTCACTTTCTCAAAAACCTTTAGAGATAAAACTTCTCCATCATTCACTAATTTTCGATAAAACGACGGAAAACCCTTTTTTGTGACAAAAAACAATTTCTGTTATCTTTCTTGAAAATTCAATTACTCACTCAATTCTTGACCGAGTAAATGCTAGACCTTTTGTGATCCATATGTCCCGTGACTCACATTGTTTACATCTCGTCTCTTCCCGTGGTGGTAAAGAAGACAACATTTCAGCTGTTTTCATTAAAAGATTAATTAAAATATATCATAAAAAAACTTCTCTATTTGTTCTATAAAAACAGAACAATAGAGAAGTTTCAAATTCATTCTTAACAATTCTCCGGCGTACCAGCATTCGTCGCTGTCTTAAACGAAGAACCGCAGCCACATGATGCGATCGCGTTCGGATTATCGATTGTAAACCCGCCGCCCATCATGTTTTGTTTATAATCAATCTTCACACCGTCTAAAACCGGTGCGCTTTCGTTATCCATAATAATCGTGACGCCATGCTGAGGATCTAGCGCTTGATCATCGGCTTTCATTTCAGTATCAAAACCCATACCGTAACTTAAACCAGTACAGCCGCCACCTTTTACACCGACACGCAAGTAAAGGTTGTCACCTTCTTCTTGCTTCATCATTTCTTTTACCTGTGCTGCTGCAGCTTCAGATAAATGGATCATTAAAATCCCTCCAATCACCGTAATGCTACTTCTAGTATACCGCGTGAGCGAACGAAGCTCAACAATTGAACCTCAGGTGCTCTCCCTATATCTGAATTTAGTATCATATGCTTCTCATCAAGCTTTTGACTATAAGCAAACTCTATTTCACGAAGTATACCCCTGTAGAAATGGTAACAGCCGGTCCCGTCATCCACACGTGGTCATCACTATCCCAAGTTATATCCAGGTCACCACCAGCAAGATGAACCGTTACCTTTGTTCCTTTAGGTGTTTTATTATTTAATACACCTGCAACGACTGCGGCGCACGCCCCCGTTCCGCATGCTTGTGTGATACCTGAACCTCGTTCCCATACACGAAAATGATACTCACTGCTTGATACGACCTCAACGAACTCCACGTTAATACTTTCTGGAAATAGCTCATGATCTGTAAAATAAGGTCCTGCCGTCGTAAGAGGTACAGAATGAATATCTTCGACAAACATCACCATATGAGGATTTCCCATCGAAACTCCCGTCATACATAGGGATTGACTTTCAAAATCAATCGGTTCATTAATTACTTTTTCTTCCGCATTCCCTTTCATCGGAAGACTCCCTCTTGTCCATTGAGGTTTTCCCATATCAATTGTTACCGTTTCAACCACATCGTTAACGAGATGAACTTCTGCTTGCACGAGCCCTGCTAGCGTTTCAATCGAAAATTTCGTTTCAGAAACAAGCTTATTTTCATAAGCGTATTTGGCTACACAGCGTAAGCCATTCCCACAGTTTTTACCTTCTGATCCATCTTTATTAAAAATCCTCATTTTCACTTCAGCTTTATCTGATGGACAAATCAAGATCATGCCGTCTGATCCGATGCCCGTGTAAACATCAGACACTTCTTTTGCATATTGAGGAAGGTTACATTCGTTTAATGGTTGCTCGAATGTGTTGATGTAAATGTAGTTATTGCCAAGGCCATGCATTTTTGTATACGTAATTTCCTGCAATGCTGTCACTCTTTCTCTCTTTTTATTGGTTTTTCCGAACGGCTTCTGTCGTCCAGAAATAGTCGCTATCGATTTTTTCAATCACGAGCTTGCCGTTACAACAAGGCATCACGAGTCTTGTTTTTATTTCTTCACAGCCTTGCTGATAATCTCGTTCTGTCATCGGTGTTAATACATTCTCCGTCTGACAAAATGGGCATTCTGGAACGTAAACGTCGCCCATCATACGATCATACGGCAATGTATGTTCAAAGCTACTCATCAGTGATCCCTCCTGCCTTTTAATTAAACAAGTATATCGTAAAATTATAAAAATACAACAATGCTTTGCTTGAATGATCATCACAAAAGGATAAAACAACCATAAAAAAAAAGCCCCTTTAAAAGAGGCTTTCAACTTAGAAAATAAGCATACCCGCAATTGCTGC from Bacillus sp. Cs-700 encodes the following:
- a CDS encoding iron-sulfur cluster assembly accessory protein, which encodes MIHLSEAAAAQVKEMMKQEEGDNLYLRVGVKGGGCTGLSYGMGFDTEMKADDQALDPQHGVTIIMDNESAPVLDGVKIDYKQNMMGGGFTIDNPNAIASCGCGSSFKTATNAGTPENC
- the dapF gene encoding diaminopimelate epimerase yields the protein MQEITYTKMHGLGNNYIYINTFEQPLNECNLPQYAKEVSDVYTGIGSDGMILICPSDKAEVKMRIFNKDGSEGKNCGNGLRCVAKYAYENKLVSETKFSIETLAGLVQAEVHLVNDVVETVTIDMGKPQWTRGSLPMKGNAEEKVINEPIDFESQSLCMTGVSMGNPHMVMFVEDIHSVPLTTAGPYFTDHELFPESINVEFVEVVSSSEYHFRVWERGSGITQACGTGACAAVVAGVLNNKTPKGTKVTVHLAGGDLDITWDSDDHVWMTGPAVTISTGVYFVK